The sequence below is a genomic window from Thalassobaculum sp. OXR-137.
GTACCCGCGAGGTGGTGCACCAGGACTACGTCAAGTTCGCCCGCGCCAAGGGTCTGACCGACCGCCGGGTGATCTTCGTGCATGTGCTCAAGAACATCCTGATCCCGGTCGTCACCGTGCTCGGCCTCGAGTTCGGCGGCCTGGTCGCCTTCTCGGTGGTGACCGAGACGATCTTCGCGTGGCCCGGCATCGGCAAGCTGCTGATCGACTCGATTGGTCTTCTCGACCGGCCGGTGATCGTCGCCTACCTGATGATCATCGTGCTGCTCTTCGTCTTCCTGAACCTGGCGGTCGACATCTGCTATTCGCTGCTCGATCCGCGGGTCCGCTTGCAGGACATCAAGTCATGACGGCGATCCAAGAAGAAACCGCGGTCGAGGCGACTGTCGGCAAGTCGAAGGACGCGGGCGTCGAAAGCCCGTGGAAGCGGATCCTCTCCGACTATATGGAGAGCCCGGTCGCCGTGATCGGCGCCATCGGGGTGCTTCTGGTGATCTTCATCGCCGTGATCGGGCCGTTCATCGCGCCGACCGATCCTTACGATCTGGCGTCGGTCAGCTTCATGGACAATCTGCTCGCCCCGGGCGAGACAATGGCCAACGGCAAGGTCGCCTGGCTCGGCACCGACGGTGCGGGCCGCGATCTGGTCAGCGCCATGATCTACGGGTTGCGGATCAGCCTGGGGGTCGGCGTCGGGTCCGGCGTGATCGCCCTGATCATCGGCTGCACCATGGGCATGATCGCCGCGTATTTCGGCGGCCGCACCGACATGATCATCATGCGCGTCGTCGACATGCAGCTCTCCTTCCCGGCGATCCTGGTGGCGCTGATCCTGCTCGCCGTGGTCAAGGGCGGGCCGAACGAGCCCGGCTATTTCGCGGTGTTCAAGA
It includes:
- a CDS encoding ABC transporter permease, with the protein product MTAIQEETAVEATVGKSKDAGVESPWKRILSDYMESPVAVIGAIGVLLVIFIAVIGPFIAPTDPYDLASVSFMDNLLAPGETMANGKVAWLGTDGAGRDLVSAMIYGLRISLGVGVGSGVIALIIGCTMGMIAAYFGGRTDMIIMRVVDMQLSFPAILVALILLAVVKGGPNEPGYFAVFKIIAALVVVQWAYYARTIRGSALVERRKEYVEAANCLALSNSRVVFRHLLPNCIAPIIVVGTMQTAHAISLEATLSFLGLGLPQTEPSLGKLISNGFDYVMSGKYWITVFPGLALLFMIVSINLVGDRLRDVLNPRLQK